In a genomic window of Sporosarcina trichiuri:
- a CDS encoding DUF418 domain-containing protein has protein sequence MRSLPTGGTGRIESLDMLRGFALLGIFIANMIHFNAPVMYMDPYSWFEGNGEGASYMWIDIFVEASFYPIFAMLFGYGLSMQYEKTRLHKTPFSPITARRMGILLLFGALHAIFIWSGDILFTYAIMGFVMIAAVRLPAKWLLGGALALYIVPVGLLTGLVYAGESLMEGSSLSEFADIQKVQDTIEVLGHGSYTEVLAFRTKEWLLFTATNFFANPFTILPLIMIGAALAKWRLFERAKEWKGRIAVIGVLAFSAGILLKSVPFLVSTEMSMQMIQTYFGGPLAAAGYTAFVLLLCTLPWFTKVFRPLAKAGRMSLTTYIGQSVIATLLFYHYGFGLYGKIDLATGTLMAVGIFAVQALLADLWLSRFRMGPLEWVWRIGTYGTFFPIKKEKQQDMS, from the coding sequence TTGAGATCACTCCCCACCGGCGGTACCGGACGGATCGAATCGCTGGATATGCTCCGCGGCTTCGCTCTGCTCGGCATTTTCATCGCCAATATGATCCATTTCAATGCACCAGTCATGTACATGGATCCGTACAGCTGGTTCGAAGGAAATGGCGAAGGTGCATCCTACATGTGGATCGATATTTTTGTAGAAGCGAGTTTCTACCCGATATTCGCAATGCTTTTCGGGTATGGACTGAGTATGCAGTATGAAAAGACGAGACTGCATAAGACGCCGTTCAGCCCGATCACGGCAAGACGCATGGGCATCCTGCTGCTGTTCGGTGCCCTGCATGCAATCTTCATCTGGTCGGGCGACATTCTCTTCACCTATGCCATCATGGGGTTCGTCATGATCGCAGCAGTCCGCCTGCCTGCAAAATGGCTTCTCGGCGGTGCGCTCGCACTCTATATCGTACCAGTCGGTCTTCTGACAGGATTGGTCTACGCAGGTGAGTCACTGATGGAAGGAAGTTCGCTGTCCGAGTTCGCCGATATCCAGAAGGTCCAGGACACGATCGAGGTGCTCGGTCACGGCAGCTACACAGAGGTGCTCGCATTCCGGACGAAGGAGTGGCTGCTGTTCACCGCGACGAATTTCTTCGCCAATCCGTTCACCATCCTGCCGCTCATCATGATTGGCGCAGCACTCGCCAAATGGCGGCTGTTCGAACGGGCGAAGGAATGGAAAGGAAGGATCGCAGTGATTGGTGTCCTCGCATTTTCAGCAGGGATCCTGCTGAAGTCTGTGCCATTCCTGGTCAGTACTGAGATGTCGATGCAGATGATCCAGACGTATTTCGGCGGACCGCTCGCAGCAGCAGGGTATACAGCGTTCGTACTTCTGCTGTGCACGCTGCCGTGGTTTACGAAAGTGTTCCGCCCGCTCGCAAAAGCGGGCCGCATGTCACTGACCACGTATATCGGGCAGTCCGTCATCGCAACGCTGCTGTTCTACCATTACGGATTCGGCCTGTACGGCAAGATCGATCTTGCAACAGGCACACTGATGGCTGTCGGCATCTTCGCCGTCCAGGCGCTTCTCGCGGACTTATGGCTGAGCCGCTTCAGGATGGGACCGCTCGAATGGGTCTGGCGGATCGGCACATACGGGACCTTCTTCCCGATTAAAAAGGAAAAACAGCAGGATATGTCGTAA
- the addA gene encoding helicase-exonuclease AddAB subunit AddA, with amino-acid sequence MHIPPKPADVTFTDAQWQAIYASGRDILVSAAAGSGKTKVLITRLIEKVLDETNPVNVDDLLVVTFTNAAAAEMRHRMGAALEEEIARNPESAHLRKQLSLLNKAQISSLHSFCLTIVRQYAYLLDIDPGFRIADPTEAALLRDDTIEDVLEEAYSADNPEAIYRLADSFTSDRNDQSLELLIDRLYDYSRVHPEPEQWLRQIPLEYELTEDADIDSLSFIGPLKSAIRQKLEEAEALTLDMQRIAEQPDGPAPLVPTAEADLAWIRGALGTIEEGTWEETYAYFGQLKWVKAGSVKKDSCDEELAKRAKALRESVKKLVGGVRESFFERTPARLLDEIRLMAPMMHTLIGLVIDFGERYRAVKTERGLVDFSDLEHYALGILSKQEGDVLVPSDIAADYQAKFKEVLVDEYQDTNLLQEAIIQFVKSGAEADGNLFMVGDVKQSIYRFRLAEPGLFLSKYGRFTEQAAGEGLKIDLNANFRSRKEVLDATNFIFTQIMGRRVGEIEYDEAAELKYGARYPESDTAAHLTVLYSEEEEYGDETGEDLENLKNSQAEARYMAKTINRWMTEKHEVSDAFSGEKRPIRYSDIVVLMRSMTWSSEIADEFKRAGIPVYVELSSGYFDALEVTIMLNTLRTIDNPYQDIPLASVLRAPFVGMTENELAQVRLADKNASYYDALKTFIVTQGTGMAPETQQKLQRFLLMFEQWRNLARRGSLSELIWQVYSDTNYYEMVGSMPNGKQRQANLRALHDRAIDYEKTSFRGLFRFLRFVDRMRRRGDDLGAARFLSEKEDVVRIMTIHSSKGLEFPNVFVAGLGRQFNKMDFNEPYLFDQHFGLAVKAIDPDKRIMYTSLPFLAMKEQKELEMRAEEMRVLYVAMTRAKEQLELVATVKDIEKSVTKWQDAQLIQPEERLPDYMRSRANGYLDWIGPAVARHQDFVKFGTAPGAMVKDHPSRWDITMLPVSYFSEPAAERAGDEEAGRTPAELPPADEALVAEVTARFDFRYSHEASVRKRSKISVSELKRVALLEAEPDYNDPFATRDTETNPMFLHERPAFLQKRSISAAEVGTAMHTVMQHIDLDRTYTADDVGELLSDLLDRQLLTSEEAGAINRERIVQVMRSPLAERMRHAKRVLKELPFTYAYDGADGDSQILQGIADCLFEEEDGWVLLDYKTDRLRGRYSSETEADEAMRERYAIQLSLYKKAVEAITHIEIKEMLLYLFDEGRTVPVQEVTV; translated from the coding sequence CCCGCTGACGTCACATTCACGGATGCCCAGTGGCAGGCGATCTATGCGTCCGGCCGGGACATTCTCGTCTCCGCAGCGGCCGGCTCGGGGAAGACGAAAGTATTGATCACCCGGCTTATCGAGAAAGTGCTCGACGAAACCAACCCGGTCAATGTCGATGATCTGCTCGTCGTCACGTTCACGAATGCGGCGGCTGCAGAAATGCGGCACCGGATGGGGGCGGCGCTGGAGGAGGAGATCGCCCGCAATCCGGAATCCGCTCATCTGCGCAAGCAGCTGAGTCTGCTGAACAAAGCCCAGATCTCCTCGCTGCACTCCTTCTGTCTGACGATTGTCCGGCAGTATGCCTATCTGCTAGATATCGATCCGGGATTCCGGATCGCGGACCCGACGGAAGCGGCGCTGCTCCGGGACGATACGATCGAGGACGTGCTCGAAGAAGCCTACAGTGCCGATAACCCGGAAGCGATCTACCGTCTTGCGGACAGTTTTACATCCGATCGGAACGACCAGTCGCTCGAACTCCTCATTGACCGGCTCTACGACTACTCGCGGGTCCATCCGGAACCGGAGCAGTGGCTGCGCCAGATCCCTCTTGAATACGAACTGACGGAGGATGCCGACATCGACAGCCTGTCGTTCATCGGCCCGCTGAAATCGGCGATCCGCCAGAAACTCGAGGAAGCGGAGGCGCTCACGCTCGACATGCAGCGCATCGCGGAACAGCCCGACGGTCCGGCGCCGCTCGTGCCGACCGCGGAGGCGGACTTGGCTTGGATCCGCGGGGCGCTCGGAACTATCGAAGAAGGTACCTGGGAAGAAACGTATGCGTATTTCGGACAGCTGAAATGGGTGAAGGCCGGCAGTGTCAAGAAAGATTCCTGTGATGAAGAACTGGCAAAACGCGCGAAAGCGCTGCGGGAGTCCGTCAAAAAGCTCGTCGGCGGCGTTAGGGAATCGTTCTTTGAGCGGACGCCTGCACGCCTGCTTGACGAAATCCGGCTCATGGCGCCGATGATGCATACACTGATCGGTCTTGTGATCGATTTCGGTGAGCGGTACCGTGCCGTCAAGACCGAGCGGGGGCTCGTCGATTTTTCGGATCTCGAGCATTATGCGCTTGGGATTCTGTCGAAGCAGGAAGGGGATGTCCTCGTGCCATCCGATATTGCCGCCGATTACCAGGCGAAGTTCAAGGAAGTGCTCGTCGACGAATATCAGGATACGAACCTGCTTCAGGAAGCAATCATCCAGTTCGTCAAATCCGGTGCGGAAGCGGACGGCAACCTGTTCATGGTCGGTGATGTCAAGCAGTCGATCTACCGGTTCCGACTGGCGGAGCCGGGCTTGTTCCTCAGCAAATACGGCCGATTCACCGAGCAGGCCGCAGGCGAGGGTCTCAAAATCGACCTGAACGCGAACTTCCGGAGCCGGAAAGAAGTGCTCGATGCGACGAACTTCATCTTCACCCAGATCATGGGCAGACGTGTCGGAGAGATCGAGTACGATGAAGCGGCGGAACTGAAGTATGGTGCACGCTATCCGGAGTCCGACACGGCCGCCCATCTGACGGTTCTCTATTCGGAAGAAGAGGAATACGGGGACGAAACCGGGGAAGATCTCGAAAACCTGAAGAATTCCCAGGCAGAAGCCCGTTACATGGCGAAGACGATCAACCGGTGGATGACGGAGAAACACGAAGTGAGCGACGCCTTCAGCGGAGAAAAACGGCCGATCCGCTACAGCGATATCGTCGTGCTCATGCGGTCGATGACGTGGTCTTCGGAGATCGCCGATGAGTTCAAAAGGGCCGGCATCCCGGTCTACGTCGAATTATCGAGCGGCTATTTCGATGCGCTCGAGGTGACGATCATGCTGAACACGCTGCGGACGATCGACAACCCGTACCAGGATATCCCGCTTGCATCCGTGCTGCGCGCGCCATTCGTCGGCATGACGGAGAACGAACTGGCACAGGTCCGTCTCGCGGATAAGAACGCTTCCTACTATGATGCGCTGAAGACGTTCATCGTCACGCAGGGGACCGGCATGGCGCCTGAGACCCAGCAGAAGCTGCAGCGGTTCCTGCTCATGTTCGAGCAATGGCGGAACCTGGCGCGGCGCGGATCGCTGTCGGAACTGATCTGGCAAGTCTACAGTGATACGAACTACTATGAGATGGTCGGCAGCATGCCGAACGGCAAACAGCGCCAGGCGAATCTGCGGGCGCTCCACGACCGGGCGATCGATTACGAAAAGACGTCGTTCCGCGGTCTGTTCCGGTTCCTGCGGTTCGTCGACCGGATGAGACGGCGCGGCGATGATCTCGGTGCTGCCCGCTTCCTGAGCGAGAAGGAGGATGTCGTGCGCATCATGACGATCCACTCATCGAAAGGGCTGGAATTCCCGAATGTGTTCGTTGCAGGTCTCGGCCGCCAGTTCAACAAGATGGACTTCAACGAGCCCTATCTGTTCGATCAGCATTTCGGGCTGGCCGTCAAAGCGATCGATCCCGACAAACGGATCATGTATACGTCGCTGCCGTTCCTCGCGATGAAAGAGCAGAAAGAGCTTGAAATGCGCGCGGAAGAGATGCGCGTCCTCTATGTCGCGATGACCCGTGCGAAAGAGCAGCTCGAACTTGTCGCCACTGTGAAAGACATCGAGAAATCGGTGACGAAGTGGCAGGATGCGCAGCTCATCCAGCCGGAAGAGCGCCTGCCGGATTATATGAGATCCCGTGCGAACGGCTATCTCGACTGGATCGGCCCGGCTGTCGCCCGCCATCAGGATTTCGTGAAATTCGGCACCGCGCCGGGCGCCATGGTGAAAGATCATCCGTCCAGATGGGACATCACGATGCTGCCGGTCTCCTATTTCAGTGAGCCGGCTGCAGAGCGGGCTGGTGATGAAGAAGCCGGCCGGACACCTGCCGAGCTGCCGCCTGCAGACGAGGCACTGGTCGCCGAAGTGACTGCCCGCTTCGACTTCAGGTATTCCCATGAGGCGTCGGTCCGAAAACGGTCGAAGATTTCCGTGTCGGAACTGAAACGGGTCGCACTGCTTGAGGCCGAGCCGGATTATAATGACCCGTTCGCGACAAGAGATACGGAAACGAATCCCATGTTTCTCCACGAACGGCCGGCATTCCTTCAGAAACGCTCGATCAGTGCAGCGGAGGTCGGGACGGCGATGCACACCGTCATGCAGCATATCGATCTGGACCGGACCTATACGGCTGATGATGTCGGGGAGTTGCTCTCCGATCTGCTGGACCGTCAGCTGCTGACATCGGAAGAGGCCGGTGCGATCAACCGGGAACGGATCGTGCAGGTGATGCGGTCGCCGCTCGCTGAACGGATGCGGCATGCGAAACGGGTGCTGAAAGAACTGCCATTCACGTATGCGTATGACGGCGCTGACGGGGATTCACAAATACTCCAGGGGATCGCCGACTGCCTGTTCGAAGAAGAGGACGGCTGGGTGCTGCTCGATTACAAGACCGACCGGCTCCGCGGACGCTATTCGTCGGAGACGGAAGCGGACGAGGCGATGCGGGAACGGTACGCCATCCAGCTCAGCCTGTACAAGAAGGCGGTCGAGGCGATCACCCATATTGAGATAAAAGAGATGCTATTGTATCTGTTCGACGAAGGGCGGACAGTACCAGTTCAGGAGGTTACGGTTTGA